From a single Hemibagrus wyckioides isolate EC202008001 linkage group LG27, SWU_Hwy_1.0, whole genome shotgun sequence genomic region:
- the cebpa gene encoding CCAAT/enhancer-binding protein alpha produces the protein MEQANLYEAAPRPLVTNLAPSAQNAYGYKDDLSAICENESSIDISAYIDPGAFNDEFLADLFHSSGARHEKLKLANGGDYEYGHSLGMGAPGPQHSYGCAVASYGDSSKLEPMYETHEARMRPVAIKQEPREDGELGELGHAPQSGAYHHHPHHPHHPHLSHLQYQIAHCAQTAVHLQPGHPTPPPTPVPSPHHQHQHHHQQQGGLAVKMMGSGTGDRPKNKKHVDKSSAEYRLRRERNNVAVRKSRDKAKMRNAETQQKVIELSSDNDRLRKRVEHLTRELETLRGIFRQLPDGSYVKAMGGCV, from the coding sequence ATGGAGCAAGCAAACCTGTACGAGGCAGCCCCTCGGCCCCTGGTGACAAACCTCGCCCCGAGTGCGCAGAACGCCTACGGCTACAAGGACGACCTGAGCGCGATCTGCGAGAACGAGAGCTCCATCGATATCAGCGCGTACATCGACCCGGGCGCGTTTAACGACGAATTCCTGGCCGACCTGTTCCACAGCAGCGGCGCGCGGCACGAGAAGCTCAAGCTGGCGAACGGCGGCGACTACGAATACGGCCACAGCCTGGGAATGGGCGCACCCGGGCCACAGCACTCGTACGGCTGCGCGGTAGCGAGCTACGGCGACTCGTCCAAGCTCGAGCCCATGTACGAGACTCACGAGGCACGCATGAGACCCGTGGCGATCAAGCAAGAGCCGCGCGAGGACGGCGAGCTCGGAGAGCTCGGGCACGCGCCACAGTCCGGCgcctaccaccaccacccacaccaTCCGCACCACCCACACCTGTCGCACCTGCAGTACCAGATCGCGCACTGCGCGCAAACCGCCGTGCACCTGCAGCCGGGTCACCCGACGCCTCCGCCCACCCCGGTGCCCAGCCCGCACCACCAGCACCAGCACCATCACCAACAGCAGGGCGGCCTCGCCGTCAAAATGATGGGCAGCGGCACAGGCGACAGGcccaaaaataaaaagcacGTCGACAAGAGCAGCGCCGAGTATCGGCTGAGGCGCGAGCGCAACAACGTGGCCGTGCGCAAGAGCCGCGACAAGGCCAAGATGCGCAACGCCGAGACGCAACAGAAAGTCATCGAGCTGTCGTCGGACAACGACAGACTGCGCAAACGCGTCGAGCACCTCACGCGCGAACTCGAGACTTTGCGGGGTATCTTCCGACAGCTGCCCGACGGCTCATACGTCAAAGCCATGGGCGGCTGCGTCTAA